Proteins found in one Nitratiruptor sp. SB155-2 genomic segment:
- a CDS encoding CheR family methyltransferase, which yields MLNLDELKKIRDYIDEKTGIFIEDDILTTVYKRKIENFMKENDFDLFSDFFHALQDRAILQDFINIITINESYFFREKHQFDVLVKYVLPELDTVRPSSDTINILSSPCSSGEEIYTIAMVIKQESPVFHKRDFSLVGIDINSFILQMAKKGVYNSRSVMAVPKTYLDTYFHKMEDGYLIDKEFVNNVEFHNINVMDYYAMRRLGVFDIIFSRNMLIYFSSKARKSILSTYYSMLKPGGYLFLGHAEQIPKDMDLFKQINIQGTTLYKKLV from the coding sequence ATGCTGAACTTGGATGAATTGAAAAAAATCCGCGATTATATCGATGAAAAAACCGGTATTTTCATAGAGGATGATATTCTAACGACTGTATATAAAAGAAAAATAGAAAATTTTATGAAAGAAAATGATTTCGATCTTTTTTCGGATTTTTTCCATGCACTTCAAGATAGGGCCATTTTGCAAGACTTTATCAATATCATTACGATCAATGAAAGCTATTTTTTTAGAGAAAAACACCAATTTGACGTGTTGGTCAAGTATGTATTGCCAGAACTTGATACAGTACGTCCATCTAGCGATACGATAAACATTCTCTCTTCACCATGCTCTTCTGGTGAGGAGATTTATACGATAGCCATGGTCATTAAACAGGAATCACCCGTTTTTCACAAAAGAGATTTTTCTCTTGTAGGAATCGATATCAACTCTTTCATTTTGCAAATGGCGAAAAAAGGAGTTTATAATTCACGAAGTGTTATGGCCGTTCCAAAAACCTATCTTGATACTTATTTTCATAAGATGGAAGATGGGTATCTTATCGATAAAGAATTTGTAAACAATGTTGAATTTCACAATATCAATGTCATGGACTATTACGCTATGAGGCGCCTTGGAGTGTTCGATATCATATTTTCTAGAAATATGCTTATCTATTTCAGTTCAAAGGCAAGAAAGAGTATACTTTCGACATACTATTCTATGCTCAAGCCCGGAGGATATCTATTTTTAGGCCATGCGGAACAGATACCCAAAGATATGGATCTTTTTAAACAGATCAATATTCAAGGAACCACTTTGTACAAAAAATTAGTTTAA
- a CDS encoding CheB methylesterase domain-containing protein has product MTPQKCVLIGASTGGPEFIEKIAMVLPKAYPYPICVVLHFPMHFSASYAKRLDEHSAVHVTEAEDGMKLYPGTMYIAKSGRHMCFGKDGHNIVIQLKNKNREELFTPSVDAMFLSAKDVFDPKHILAVLLTGIGSDGALGMVELKKAGALTIAQDEKSSIVYGMPKEAFARGGVVKILPFHEIVKEILRFGEKR; this is encoded by the coding sequence ATGACGCCGCAAAAATGTGTCTTGATTGGTGCTTCCACAGGGGGTCCAGAATTTATAGAAAAGATTGCAATGGTATTGCCTAAGGCTTATCCTTATCCGATATGCGTTGTTTTACACTTCCCTATGCATTTTTCTGCTTCCTATGCAAAAAGACTTGATGAACACAGCGCTGTGCATGTTACAGAAGCCGAAGATGGTATGAAATTGTATCCGGGAACGATGTACATAGCAAAGAGCGGCCGGCATATGTGTTTTGGGAAGGATGGGCATAATATTGTAATACAACTGAAAAATAAAAATAGAGAAGAACTTTTCACTCCTAGTGTCGATGCGATGTTCCTGAGTGCAAAAGATGTTTTTGATCCTAAACATATATTGGCCGTTTTGCTGACGGGAATCGGGAGTGATGGTGCTTTAGGAATGGTTGAACTTAAAAAGGCAGGCGCTTTGACCATCGCCCAGGATGAAAAGAGCTCTATAGTATATGGTATGCCTAAAGAGGCTTTTGCAAGAGGGGGCGTTGTAAAGATACTTCCTTTTCATGAAATAGTGAAAGAGATACTTCGTTTTGGAGAGAAAAGATAA
- the purS gene encoding phosphoribosylformylglycinamidine synthase subunit PurS, producing the protein MKAIVNIYLKEGVLDPQGKAVHHALQQLGFRNVEDVRVGKQIVLQLSGTMSEEEAKKEVEQMCEKLLANTVIEDYDIEIVR; encoded by the coding sequence ATGAAAGCGATAGTCAATATCTATTTGAAAGAGGGTGTTCTCGATCCTCAAGGGAAAGCTGTTCATCATGCACTGCAGCAGCTCGGTTTTCGAAACGTGGAAGATGTCCGTGTGGGAAAACAGATCGTACTGCAACTCTCAGGTACAATGAGTGAAGAGGAGGCAAAAAAAGAGGTTGAGCAGATGTGTGAAAAACTTCTTGCAAATACTGTTATAGAAGATTACGATATAGAGATAGTACGATGA
- a CDS encoding putative bifunctional diguanylate cyclase/phosphodiesterase, which translates to MGLAKTFQKNFLKNAILSITISIIAIAIFLFNSAINDFREKVENMTKIYGDYIKDALVFKDIQYIQDSFPLILGFKDVKNVVVYTHDGQILYPRSFPLHHQSINSPTFDDFDLYFPLSIYDDNNNYLGKIILVASFQRQLHNIIIELITIIFIIVTISVIALYNIRKFTKSNIIIPLERLNKKVLHYYEERFDKKIKKRIDNEIGSLTNNFHELFKMLTQYEVKLIKRANFDLLTGLYNRSFLETKLRDLITKNIPFYLLFIDIDNFKTINDTKGHNVGDEILKNFANRIRNILRKDDIFARVGGDEFVIIIQNIDSPKIITKIVDKIFHKLQPPIVLSPSKNMYHISISIGIVEFPKDGKSVEDILKNADIAMYRSKERGKNRFSFFNKQLADKVESKFILEHELKIAIQKDQFLIYYQPQIDARSNKLIGAEALIRWKHPQKGILTPYHFIPLAEERNLIQQIDQIVFSHVVQDIKEWKERYGFSQKIAINISANHFAQSNFYYKFTNLIQKNGIDTSSIELEITETSIMQNLETTLRMLKKLHDHGFSISIDDFGTGYSSLFYIKKFPVDKIKIDKTFIDDIVKNKDDRIIVHAIVEIAKGLGYKIIAEGVEDQEQLDILLDLDCHLIQGYYFDKPLCKDDFEKKWLI; encoded by the coding sequence ATGGGACTCGCTAAAACATTTCAAAAAAATTTTTTAAAAAATGCCATACTATCCATAACAATATCTATAATAGCAATTGCCATTTTTTTATTTAATAGTGCAATAAATGATTTCAGGGAAAAAGTAGAAAATATGACGAAGATCTACGGCGATTATATAAAAGACGCTTTAGTTTTCAAAGATATACAATACATACAAGACAGTTTTCCTTTAATTTTAGGATTTAAGGATGTAAAGAATGTAGTTGTTTACACACATGATGGACAAATTTTATATCCTAGATCTTTTCCTCTTCATCATCAATCTATCAATTCTCCTACATTTGATGATTTTGATCTGTACTTCCCTCTATCCATATATGATGACAACAACAACTATTTAGGTAAAATCATTTTAGTTGCCTCATTCCAACGACAATTGCACAATATTATTATAGAATTAATTACGATTATATTTATAATTGTAACTATTTCTGTAATCGCTTTATATAATATTAGAAAATTTACTAAAAGTAATATAATTATACCTCTTGAAAGACTCAATAAAAAAGTTTTGCACTATTATGAAGAGCGCTTTGATAAAAAAATTAAAAAGAGAATCGATAATGAAATCGGCTCACTTACTAACAATTTTCATGAACTTTTCAAAATGCTCACACAATATGAAGTTAAACTTATAAAAAGAGCAAATTTTGATCTTCTTACAGGATTATACAATCGTTCTTTTCTTGAAACGAAATTACGCGATTTAATTACAAAAAATATTCCGTTTTATCTTCTTTTTATCGATATCGATAATTTCAAAACTATTAATGATACGAAAGGACATAATGTTGGTGATGAAATATTAAAAAATTTCGCAAATCGTATTAGAAATATTTTAAGAAAAGATGATATCTTTGCAAGAGTCGGTGGGGATGAATTTGTTATTATTATCCAAAACATAGATAGTCCCAAAATCATAACAAAAATTGTCGATAAAATTTTTCACAAATTACAGCCCCCTATAGTCCTCTCCCCATCCAAAAATATGTACCATATTTCTATAAGCATTGGTATTGTTGAGTTTCCTAAAGATGGGAAAAGTGTTGAAGATATTCTAAAAAATGCTGATATTGCAATGTATCGTTCAAAAGAACGAGGCAAAAATAGATTCTCTTTTTTCAATAAACAGCTTGCAGATAAAGTTGAATCTAAATTTATATTGGAACATGAACTAAAAATTGCAATACAAAAAGATCAATTCTTAATCTATTATCAACCACAAATTGATGCACGATCTAACAAACTTATTGGAGCAGAAGCACTTATTCGATGGAAACATCCCCAAAAAGGGATACTGACTCCCTATCATTTCATTCCACTTGCAGAAGAGCGTAATTTGATTCAACAAATTGATCAAATAGTCTTTTCTCATGTTGTCCAGGATATTAAAGAGTGGAAAGAGCGCTATGGATTTTCACAAAAAATTGCTATCAATATCTCTGCTAACCATTTTGCACAAAGTAATTTCTATTACAAATTCACAAACCTAATTCAGAAAAATGGTATTGATACATCTTCGATTGAGTTAGAAATTACAGAGACATCCATTATGCAAAACCTAGAAACTACTTTACGAATGCTCAAAAAACTGCATGATCATGGATTTTCCATCTCTATCGATGATTTTGGTACTGGGTACTCCTCACTTTTTTACATCAAAAAATTTCCTGTTGATAAGATTAAAATAGATAAAACATTCATCGATGATATTGTAAAAAATAAAGATGATAGAATTATTGTACATGCAATTGTAGAGATTGCTAAAGGTCTTGGTTATAAAATCATTGCTGAAGGGGTAGAAGATCAAGAACAGTTGGATATATTACTTGATCTTGATTGCCATCTGATTCAAGGATACTATTTTGATAAACCGCTTTGTAAAGACGATTTTGAAAAAAAATGGCTAATCTAG
- a CDS encoding lysophospholipid acyltransferase family protein, which produces MFAKIRGIYAAFIIVLMVTLNILTFIIFPKKQYKSIKRFFTKAILFLLGINVVTEGEPDPDAKMIIMNHSSLIDIPVIESVYPWDMVWIAKKELFDTPFFGLLLKLPGNIRLDREDRKSLIHLLKESKEKSKKKTIAIFPEGTRARGDKLLPFKPGAKIIAEKLKLKVQPIVIVCARKRFDSKTLELNPGTIKVIYMPSFYPDPQDEWFKELRHKMQETVDKGKSRLCP; this is translated from the coding sequence ATGTTTGCAAAGATTAGAGGTATATACGCAGCTTTTATAATTGTACTAATGGTTACTTTGAATATTCTTACTTTTATCATTTTCCCAAAAAAACAGTATAAATCGATAAAACGATTCTTTACGAAAGCAATCCTTTTTCTTCTTGGCATAAATGTAGTGACAGAAGGGGAACCAGATCCCGATGCAAAAATGATAATCATGAATCATTCAAGCCTCATCGATATACCGGTAATTGAATCTGTCTATCCATGGGATATGGTCTGGATTGCAAAAAAAGAACTCTTCGACACCCCCTTTTTCGGTCTTCTCTTAAAACTTCCCGGAAATATTCGCCTAGATCGGGAAGATAGAAAATCTTTGATACATCTTCTTAAAGAGTCTAAAGAGAAATCGAAAAAGAAGACGATTGCGATTTTTCCAGAAGGAACTCGTGCCAGAGGAGACAAACTACTCCCCTTCAAACCGGGAGCAAAGATCATAGCGGAAAAACTAAAACTAAAAGTCCAACCTATTGTCATCGTTTGTGCAAGAAAACGTTTCGATAGCAAAACATTAGAACTCAATCCGGGCACCATCAAAGTGATCTACATGCCAAGCTTCTATCCAGATCCGCAAGATGAATGGTTCAAAGAGCTTCGCCATAAAATGCAAGAAACAGTAGACAAAGGAAAATCTCGACTCTGCCCATAA
- a CDS encoding TonB-dependent receptor plug domain-containing protein, with protein MRYALILFFISIFLFAQDEQLLDLDIEELGAIEITKVSTASKYTQSILKAPADIIVINEEEIQEGPYQTLGELLQSINGFYFSNDHAYGYMGFHGYGMFGDWGSKFIILVDGFRLNDNIFSSSFFQNGSLLDLDNIQRIEIIRNPSSSLYGSNAFLAIVNIITKQNDSRVSLLYGSKDEKKALLSYSINNFQIFSSVFDRKGIDTYYSYSLQKNFYANDREYAKKIYFKYALSDTLTLHGGYVKRKKYDPTFPWNVIPGSEQYNIDERIIFGYSYRKDYDTITLQNRFSYNIYQYEGSFLYDTGPWIDTAKNSWIDFETIAIQKLDRLRFLLGFDIVYSLENRQIANSNSIKILDTNHRDHKKALFSQFEYYNGPSNFSFGIRYDHIDNRGEKLSPRCAYIFSIDEMSSIKFLFSTAFRVPNSYELYYSDDPNFSGKRDIRPETAYNYEILYQTIHDNWKFSTSLFYTKIEDLIIQKDSSPLEYTNIPYITSQGFDCNFRINYMNFSYDFGYTYTYAKDYLGSWLINAPKHMFDFKTIYHKNHFNIMFWIDYLSKIKSWQRTLNNRIIPHFTLQHQNRRFKFKLSIDNIFNTHYKTPVGKEHLQDFNSDHGRTVRINIGYKF; from the coding sequence GTGCGTTATGCACTTATACTTTTTTTCATTTCCATTTTTTTGTTCGCCCAAGATGAACAGCTCCTGGACCTGGATATAGAAGAGCTAGGGGCAATCGAAATAACCAAAGTATCTACAGCTTCAAAATATACACAATCTATATTAAAAGCTCCCGCAGACATTATCGTTATCAATGAAGAGGAAATTCAAGAAGGCCCTTACCAAACATTGGGTGAGCTTTTACAAAGTATTAATGGTTTTTACTTCAGTAATGATCATGCATATGGATATATGGGTTTCCACGGATATGGAATGTTTGGAGATTGGGGCTCAAAATTCATTATATTGGTTGATGGTTTTCGGTTAAATGATAATATCTTCTCCTCAAGTTTTTTCCAAAACGGAAGTTTACTTGATCTTGACAATATTCAGCGAATAGAAATAATTAGAAATCCTTCTTCATCTTTGTATGGCTCCAATGCTTTTTTAGCTATTGTTAATATCATTACAAAACAAAACGATTCTAGAGTATCATTACTGTATGGGAGCAAAGATGAGAAAAAGGCTCTCTTGTCTTATAGTATAAATAACTTTCAAATATTTAGTTCTGTTTTTGATCGAAAAGGAATAGATACTTATTATTCATATTCCTTACAAAAAAATTTTTATGCGAATGATCGAGAATATGCAAAAAAAATATATTTCAAATATGCTTTAAGCGATACATTAACACTTCATGGTGGTTACGTCAAAAGAAAAAAATATGACCCTACTTTTCCATGGAATGTCATTCCCGGATCCGAACAATATAATATTGATGAAAGAATTATATTTGGATATTCTTATAGAAAAGACTATGATACCATAACACTACAAAATAGATTTTCCTATAATATCTATCAATATGAAGGATCTTTTTTATATGATACAGGTCCATGGATTGATACAGCTAAAAATAGTTGGATCGATTTTGAAACCATAGCAATCCAAAAATTGGATAGATTGAGATTTCTCCTAGGGTTTGATATTGTTTATTCATTAGAAAATAGACAAATAGCCAACAGTAATTCCATTAAAATACTCGATACAAATCACAGAGATCACAAAAAAGCGCTCTTTTCTCAATTCGAGTACTACAACGGACCATCCAATTTTTCATTTGGTATCCGGTATGATCATATAGACAATAGGGGAGAAAAACTCTCACCAAGATGTGCTTATATATTTTCAATCGATGAAATGTCCTCAATTAAATTTCTTTTTTCCACTGCTTTTCGAGTTCCAAATTCATATGAACTGTATTATAGTGATGATCCAAATTTTTCAGGAAAAAGAGATATTAGACCGGAAACTGCATACAATTATGAAATTCTATATCAAACAATACATGATAATTGGAAATTCAGTACTTCTTTATTCTACACTAAAATTGAAGATCTTATCATACAAAAAGATTCGTCACCACTTGAATATACTAATATACCTTATATTACATCACAAGGCTTTGACTGCAATTTTCGAATTAACTACATGAATTTTTCATATGATTTCGGATATACATATACCTATGCCAAAGATTATCTAGGTAGTTGGCTTATAAATGCTCCAAAGCATATGTTCGATTTCAAAACTATTTATCATAAAAACCATTTCAATATTATGTTTTGGATTGATTACCTTTCCAAAATCAAATCATGGCAACGGACACTCAATAATAGAATCATTCCCCATTTCACATTACAACATCAAAATAGAAGATTTAAATTCAAATTATCAATAGATAATATTTTCAATACCCATTATAAAACGCCTGTTGGGAAAGAGCATCTACAAGATTTTAATTCCGATCATGGTAGAACAGTACGTATCAATATAGGATATAAATTTTGA
- a CDS encoding YfiR family protein has protein sequence MKKILFSILFTLFLFAKSANIDDIKVAYIYNFLKYIQWKNVSTIHLCIDPNLPYAKKLRILEKRRVQEGKIILHYLQDIDACNVVVTNDQKLVHQIVNRDNKILLITDGENLGKLGGMINLVQIGKNIRFEVNLNSIKKSRIKISSRLLRLAVRKY, from the coding sequence TTGAAAAAGATACTTTTCAGTATTCTCTTCACTCTCTTCCTTTTTGCGAAAAGTGCAAATATAGATGATATTAAAGTAGCATACATATATAATTTTTTAAAATATATACAATGGAAGAATGTGTCAACAATTCATTTATGCATTGATCCAAATTTACCATACGCAAAAAAATTGAGAATATTAGAAAAAAGAAGAGTTCAAGAAGGAAAGATTATTTTACACTATCTTCAAGATATAGATGCATGTAACGTCGTAGTCACTAATGATCAGAAACTTGTTCATCAAATTGTAAATAGAGACAACAAAATCCTGCTTATCACTGATGGTGAAAATTTAGGAAAATTAGGAGGTATGATTAATTTAGTACAAATAGGCAAAAACATCCGTTTTGAAGTCAACTTAAACAGTATAAAAAAATCTCGTATAAAAATCAGTTCACGACTATTACGTCTAGCTGTTAGAAAGTATTGA
- a CDS encoding ATP-binding cassette domain-containing protein: MEKVLEIEDLTFGYTKDRPLFSNFSISVQKGELVSIVGPSGIGKSTLFELISGFLKPWSGTIRAQKLSTIFQDPYSSFHPTYTILEQIKDVASLEGLEELAKSMDIEKEILNKYPHEISGGQLQRCSILRAILMKPKLLLADEPTSALDNVTQLKVMKTLLQFLDRVGILLITHDLELAKWCSDKIIEISE, from the coding sequence ATGGAAAAAGTTTTAGAGATTGAGGATCTGACTTTTGGGTATACCAAAGATAGGCCACTCTTTTCCAACTTTTCCATAAGTGTCCAAAAAGGGGAATTGGTCTCTATTGTTGGACCAAGTGGAATCGGAAAAAGCACGCTTTTTGAACTTATTAGCGGTTTTTTAAAACCATGGAGTGGTACTATCCGGGCCCAAAAACTATCCACCATTTTTCAAGATCCCTATAGCTCTTTTCATCCAACATATACAATTTTGGAACAAATTAAGGATGTGGCTTCTTTGGAAGGTCTTGAAGAGTTGGCAAAAAGCATGGATATCGAAAAAGAGATTTTAAATAAATATCCTCATGAAATTTCAGGTGGACAGTTGCAGCGGTGTTCCATTTTAAGAGCAATTTTGATGAAGCCAAAACTGTTACTTGCTGATGAGCCGACAAGTGCACTAGATAATGTCACACAACTCAAAGTCATGAAAACACTTTTGCAATTTTTGGATCGAGTAGGTATTTTATTGATTACACATGACCTTGAACTGGCAAAATGGTGCAGTGATAAAATTATAGAAATTTCAGAGTAG
- the purQ gene encoding phosphoribosylformylglycinamidine synthase subunit PurQ, giving the protein MKVAIIRFPGTNCEFDTDYAFSLIGAQTQIVWHKHDSLPQNTDLVVLPGGFSYGDYLRSGAIARFSPIMKAVVEFAKKGGYVLGICNGFQILLESHLLPGAMKRNENLHFVSKFQYIKVLNNNNAFLKKLQIGDILNIPIAHAEGNYYVEPEKLKQMYENQQVLLQYCDKDGDYDNPNGSIDAIAGICNETKNVFGLMPHPERACEKILGSDDGIKMIEGFLH; this is encoded by the coding sequence ATGAAAGTAGCCATCATACGTTTTCCAGGGACAAACTGCGAGTTCGATACCGATTATGCTTTTTCACTTATCGGTGCTCAAACCCAAATCGTATGGCATAAACACGACTCCCTTCCTCAAAATACGGACCTTGTAGTATTGCCTGGAGGATTTAGTTACGGCGATTATCTCAGAAGCGGTGCTATCGCAAGATTCAGTCCTATTATGAAAGCGGTCGTTGAATTTGCCAAAAAAGGAGGCTATGTTCTTGGGATTTGTAATGGTTTTCAAATCCTTTTGGAGTCTCACCTTCTGCCAGGTGCAATGAAACGCAATGAAAACCTTCATTTTGTCTCCAAATTTCAATATATTAAAGTTCTCAATAACAACAATGCCTTCTTAAAAAAATTACAAATAGGCGATATCCTCAATATCCCCATCGCTCATGCGGAAGGAAACTATTATGTGGAGCCAGAAAAATTGAAACAGATGTATGAGAATCAACAAGTACTTCTACAATATTGCGATAAAGATGGTGACTATGACAATCCAAACGGTAGTATTGATGCGATTGCCGGGATATGCAATGAAACAAAAAACGTTTTTGGATTAATGCCCCACCCTGAGCGTGCCTGTGAAAAAATCCTGGGGAGTGATGATGGCATAAAAATGATAGAAGGATTTCTCCATTAA
- a CDS encoding S41 family peptidase has product MKKSKPFYIGVSVAFLLSASTMLAKNSYDDNLTTKLQAVAKFTKVVNTVERYYVDPLNIEEIINKAIAGLLSNLDAHSAYLDKKHYKELQIQTRGEFGGLGITVGMRDGALTVIAPLEGTPADKAGLKAGDIILKINDKSTLDMTLDEAVNLMRGKPGTKIKLTIFRKGTAKPFVVEITRAIIKVQSVYAKHILNPEYLYLRITNFDKKVVHDVKKYLKANPKTKGIVIDLRNNPGGLLDQAVGLSDLFIDKGVIVSQKGRIKSENRVYKAHSIGTIKDTPIVVLVNGGSASASEIVSGALQDHHRAVIVGEKTFGKGSVQVILPIDKDEAIKLTIARYYLPSGRTIQAKGITPDITVYPGKVEKKEDEFMIKEAELKAHLKSELEKIEGKKPKKETKKEQKNLIDETALYNDAQLKEAYDILKALIIAKEHK; this is encoded by the coding sequence ATGAAAAAAAGCAAACCATTTTACATAGGTGTTTCTGTCGCGTTTTTGCTTAGTGCCAGCACTATGCTTGCAAAAAACAGTTACGATGACAACTTGACAACGAAACTACAGGCTGTTGCCAAGTTTACGAAAGTTGTCAATACAGTAGAAAGATACTATGTCGATCCACTCAATATCGAGGAGATTATCAACAAAGCGATTGCCGGGCTTTTGAGCAATCTTGACGCACATTCGGCCTACCTTGACAAAAAACATTATAAAGAACTGCAGATACAAACACGAGGAGAGTTTGGAGGGCTTGGCATCACTGTGGGCATGAGAGATGGGGCACTTACGGTTATTGCACCACTGGAAGGAACTCCTGCAGATAAAGCTGGCCTCAAAGCAGGCGATATCATTCTAAAAATAAACGATAAATCCACTTTGGATATGACACTTGATGAAGCCGTTAACCTTATGCGAGGCAAGCCCGGTACAAAAATCAAACTCACAATTTTTCGAAAAGGAACAGCGAAGCCTTTCGTCGTCGAAATCACTCGTGCGATAATCAAAGTACAATCGGTCTATGCAAAACATATCCTAAATCCCGAATACCTCTATCTTCGAATCACCAATTTCGATAAAAAAGTGGTCCATGATGTAAAAAAATATCTCAAAGCCAATCCTAAAACGAAAGGGATCGTTATAGATCTTAGAAACAATCCAGGCGGTCTACTCGATCAAGCAGTGGGACTTTCTGACCTTTTTATCGACAAAGGAGTGATCGTATCGCAAAAAGGACGGATAAAATCAGAAAATAGAGTCTATAAAGCACACAGCATAGGAACGATCAAAGATACTCCCATTGTTGTACTCGTCAATGGTGGAAGCGCAAGTGCCAGTGAAATCGTCAGCGGTGCATTGCAAGACCATCACAGGGCTGTGATCGTTGGAGAAAAAACCTTTGGGAAAGGAAGCGTACAAGTTATCTTGCCGATCGATAAAGATGAGGCGATCAAACTTACTATAGCAAGATACTACCTTCCAAGCGGAAGAACTATTCAGGCAAAAGGTATTACACCTGATATTACGGTTTACCCAGGAAAAGTAGAGAAAAAAGAGGATGAGTTCATGATTAAAGAGGCCGAGCTCAAAGCACACCTCAAAAGTGAACTAGAAAAGATAGAAGGCAAAAAACCTAAAAAAGAGACGAAAAAAGAGCAAAAGAACCTCATTGATGAAACAGCACTATACAATGACGCGCAACTCAAAGAGGCTTATGACATTCTTAAAGCCTTGATTATAGCTAAGGAGCATAAATGA
- the purC gene encoding phosphoribosylaminoimidazolesuccinocarboxamide synthase produces MKKTELLYEGKAKKIWKTDDENILIAEFKDSLTAFDAQKKSEEAGKGALNCKISANLFKLLEEQGIKTHFVECISENEMVIKKAEMIMIEVVVRNIATGSLTKRLGIPDGTKLPFALVEFYYKNDALHDPLINDEHALILELVDHESELEELKRLGREINVVLKSFFDKANLNLVDFKVEFGKDSEGNIILADEISPDSCRFWDKTSGEKLDKDLFRHDLGNVKVAYEEVLKRITKVMQ; encoded by the coding sequence ATGAAAAAAACAGAGCTTTTGTATGAAGGTAAAGCAAAAAAGATATGGAAAACGGATGATGAAAATATATTAATAGCCGAATTCAAGGACTCCCTCACCGCCTTTGATGCACAAAAAAAATCCGAAGAAGCTGGAAAAGGTGCACTCAATTGTAAAATAAGCGCCAATCTTTTCAAACTTTTGGAAGAACAAGGCATCAAAACCCACTTTGTAGAATGTATCAGTGAAAATGAGATGGTTATCAAAAAAGCAGAAATGATCATGATCGAAGTGGTTGTGCGCAATATTGCCACTGGATCGTTAACAAAAAGGCTTGGGATTCCTGATGGAACAAAGCTTCCTTTTGCCTTGGTCGAATTTTACTACAAAAATGATGCACTTCATGACCCTTTGATCAATGATGAGCACGCACTCATTTTGGAACTTGTCGATCATGAAAGCGAATTGGAAGAGTTGAAACGCCTGGGTCGAGAGATCAACGTGGTCCTCAAAAGTTTCTTCGATAAAGCAAACCTCAACCTAGTAGATTTTAAAGTAGAATTTGGAAAAGATAGTGAAGGTAACATTATCCTTGCAGACGAGATTAGTCCAGACAGCTGTCGATTCTGGGATAAAACCAGTGGCGAAAAACTGGACAAAGATCTTTTCAGACATGATCTTGGCAATGTAAAAGTGGCATACGAAGAGGTGTTAAAAAGAATTACAAAGGTGATGCAATGA
- a CDS encoding zinc ribbon domain-containing protein YjdM: MNIPKCPKCESEYVYEDGELFICPECGFEFDKEYKEEGLIVKDAHGNILQDGDTVVVMKDLKVKGASGSVKAGTKVKNIRLCEGDHNIDCKIPGFGAMKLKSEFVKKA; encoded by the coding sequence ATGAACATACCAAAGTGTCCAAAATGCGAAAGCGAATATGTTTACGAAGATGGAGAACTCTTTATCTGTCCTGAATGTGGATTCGAATTTGACAAAGAGTACAAAGAGGAGGGGCTCATTGTCAAAGACGCACATGGCAATATTTTGCAAGATGGCGATACCGTCGTAGTGATGAAAGATTTGAAGGTCAAAGGAGCAAGTGGTTCCGTAAAAGCTGGAACGAAAGTGAAAAATATCAGACTTTGTGAAGGCGATCACAATATTGACTGCAAAATCCCAGGTTTTGGTGCAATGAAGTTAAAAAGCGAATTTGTCAAAAAAGCCTAA